A window from Culex pipiens pallens isolate TS chromosome 3, TS_CPP_V2, whole genome shotgun sequence encodes these proteins:
- the LOC120425609 gene encoding VPS35 endosomal protein sorting factor-like, which yields MSAEWRCVRRNQDECRRYLDQFKVFDHPLKQSSITVLESKGTRAKALASLSESTSGASSTLSLDPLSLALDGSDPLSAFAARQGSDPLSQMAAEFDGGSPVAKLGASASQKKSREVSCLLDMELIEPWGARRGAILNKYTTNEKLSIVTSFLNGGETIKSQTTMSEKVKYRLEQLDEFEEGTVRQMLDLSQQEYVVKIEQLNHELGQAWNTDQRVKALKIAIQCSKLLADTSVIQFYPSKFVLITDILENFGKLVYERLLVKGEYVRPGSKHPGPLPDNFTPDMVPESARETCQNWFYKIASIRELLPRLYVEMAILKSYRFLTANEFSTILMRLTRMIRGIGDPLVAVYARCYLCRVGMAITTDREYIKENLNDILDIYHTILNGGIRAEIAKHRITLNGYVSLFLPGLDWIMQGVTILSTDAQLDDILKRCREKKHPALLMQSIMQSFRSDFIALRAVHFVEVLSTISVEGFSRGQLLRMLGSILTHTAPPSEQRGAVLNAAWRVISSMGNVEEYIQCAEMWAQYTSQHFGLREVNALMGDILYHMTPNRSYERHYHELQVIVDKIVSNTQDIHGVLALDNFLPMLDLFQKDSVKLTVCKSILTSYRATSGDWCISDPVITNALMYISKVLNDSVNALTSEDERRQISNIISHFIRKVDFGRDFEQQLSFYVEARAAFSNLDAVYSTLIQSVNRLSTSTRRIVKGQHTNKTAAFVKACAAYCFITIPSIIDVTTRMELYLQSGQVALLNVCLQQADSCFEAALNLIPELPKTYEQDGKPTSTEPFLKSFLVNFLSTLVIVPDNPTQGVLYLLRLLLEVIKKYPFDPQSPQTLASLYLHILDYLSVASQEIYPYHIVNVISNDELYGSDPKFLAEVNGLSCEVCDQVLQILKQLLESNAIRAQSQLALELFLKIVTGADLTVERMYTLTYNLWNLAVKNRSALDPKQLQNILSYTEHLAEVTQLKSQKHCLQLLLEKMKSRL from the exons ATGTCCGCAGAATG GAGATGTGTCCGCCGGAACCAGGACGAGTGCCGGCGCTATCTGGACCAGTTTAAGGTGTTTGACCACCCGCTGAAGCAGTCCTCGATAACG GTGCTGGAGAGCAAGGGAACCCGCGCGAAGGCGCTGGCCAGCCTTAGCGAAAGTACGAGTGGGGCATCGTCGACGCTATCGCTGGATCCGCTCAGCTTGGCGCTGGATGGGTCGGACCCGCTGAGTGCGTTTGCTGCCCGGCAGGGTTCGGACCCGTTGTCGCAGATGGCAGCGGAATTTGATGGGGGGTCGCCGGTTGCGAAATTGGGGGCGAGTGCGTCGCAGAAGAAATCACGGGAGGTAAGCTGCCTGCTGGATATGGAGTTGATTGAGCCGTGGGGGGCTCGCCGGGGAGCGATATTGAACAAGTACACGACGAACGAGAAGTTGTCGATTGTGACGAGCTTCTTGAACGGGGGCGAGACGATTAAGTCGCAGACGACCATGTCGGAGAAGGTGAAGTACAGGCTGGAGCAGCTGGACGAGTTTGAGGAAGGCACCGTGCGGCAAATGTTGGACCTTTCGCAGCAGGAGTACGTGGTGAAGATTGAGCAGTTGAATCATGAGCTTGGGCAGGCCTGGAACACggatcaacgggtgaaggcgcTCAAGATTGCGATTCAGTGCTCAAAGCTGCTGGCGGACACCTCGGTTATTCAGTTCTATCCTTCAAAGTTTGTGCTGATCACCGATATCTTGGAAAACTTTGGAAAGCTCGTTTACGAGCGATTGCTTGTGAAGGGAGAGTACGTTCGACCGGGAAGCAAGCACCCTGGGCCACTACCGGACAACTTTACGCCTGACATGGTGCCGGAGTCGGCGCGAGAAACGTGCCAAAATTGGTTCTACAAAATTGCGTCGATTCGCGAGCTGCTGCCGAGACTGTACGTGGAAATGGCCATCCTGAAGAGTTATCGCTTTTTGACGGCCAACGAGTTTTCAACGATCTTGATGCGGCTGACGCGCATGATTCGTGGCATTGGTGACCCGCTTGTAGCCGTTTACGCCCGATGCTATCTCTGTCGGGTGGGAATGGCCATCACGACCGATCGCGAGTACATCAAGGAGAACCTGAACGACATTCTAGACATTTACCACACAATCCTAAATGGAGGAATCCGCGCTGAAATCGCCAAGCATCGGATCACCCTCAACGGGTACGTGTCACTATTCCTCCCCGGTTTAGACTGGATCATGCAGGGCGTCACAATTCTAAGCACGGACGCCCAGCTGGACGACATCCTGAAGCGTTGTCGCGAAAAGAAACACCCTGCGCTGCTCATGCAGTCCATTATGCAATCCTTCCGGTCGGACTTTATCGCGCTCCGAGCTGTTCACTTTGTGGAGGTTCTGTCCACCATTTCGGTGGAGGGATTCTCGCGCGGACAGCTGCTGCGAATGCTGGGAAGTATCCTCACGCACACGGCTCCGCCGTCGGAGCAGCGTGGCGCCGTGCTGAACGCCGCCTGGCGCGTCATCAGCTCGATGGGCAACGTCGAGGAATACATCCAGTGCGCCGAGATGTGGGCCCAGTACACCAGTCAGCACTTTGGG CTCCGCGAAGTCAACGCCCTGATGGGGGACATCCTGTACCACATGACGCCGAACCGGTCCTACGAGCGGCACTACCACGAGCTGCAGGTCATCGTGGATAAGATCGTGTCCAACACGCAGGACATTCACGGCGTGCTGGCTTTGGACAACTTTCTGCCGATGCTGGACCTGTTCCAGAAGGACTCGGTCAAGCTGACCGTTTGCAAGAGCATCCTCACGAGCTACAGGGCCACCTCTGGCGATTGGTGCATCAGCGATCCGGTCATTACGAACGCGCTCATGTACATCAGCAAGGTGCTGAACGATTCCGTCAA TGCCCTTACAAGTGAAGATGAACGTCGTCAAATCAGTAATATTATCAGCCACTTCATCCGCAAGGTTGACTTTGGTCGAGACTTCGAACAGCAACTGTCCTTCTACGTTGAGGCACGTGCCGCCTTCTCCAACCTGGACGCCGTCTACTCCACGCTAATTCAAAGCGTCAACCGCCTTTCCACCAGCACCAGGCGCATCGTCAAAGGCCAGCACACCAACAAAACGGCAGCATTCGTCAAGGCCTGCGCCGCGTACTGCTTCATCACCATCCCATCCATCATCGACGTCACCACCCGCATGGAGCTCTACCTCCAATCCGGCCAAGTCGCACTCCTAAACGTGTGCCTCCAGCAAGCCGACTCCTGCTTCGAAGCCGCCCTCAATCTCATCCCGGAACTCCCAAAAACCTACGAGCAAGATGGCAAACCCACATCCACCGAACCCTTCCTCAAATCCTTCCTCGTCAACTTCCTCTCCACCCTCGTCATCGTTCCGGACAACCCAACCCAGGGCGTCCTCTACCTCCTGCGACTCCTCCTCGAAGTCATCAAAAAGTACCCCTTCGACCCGCAATCCCCGCAAACCCTCGCCTCCCTCTACCTCCACATCCTGGACTATCTCTCGGTCGCCTCCCAGGAAATCTACCCATACCACATTGTCAACGTCATCTCCAACGACGAACTGTACGGCTCGGACCCCAAATTCCTCGCCGAAGTCAACGGCCTTAGCTGCGAAGTGTGCGACCAGGTTCTCCAAATCCTAAAGCAACTGCTCGAGTCGAACGCCATCCGGGCGCAGTCGCAGCTTGCGCTGGAGCTCTTCCTGAAGATCGTAACCGGCGCCGATCTCACCGTCGAGCGGATGTACACGCTCACCTACAACCTGTGGAACCTGGCCGTGAAGAATCGCAGCGCGTTGGACCCGAAACAGTTG